In Rhineura floridana isolate rRhiFlo1 chromosome 22, rRhiFlo1.hap2, whole genome shotgun sequence, a single genomic region encodes these proteins:
- the LOC133375041 gene encoding keratin, type II cytoskeletal 1-like: MSCQTPICSIPCSSPSIGLGSGGFGSGGGYGGGYGGGYGGGYGGGYGGGYGGGISGGAVSSSSLGIIPGASVGCISQVPPSEVVVQPPPFVLTIPGPILSASCDPVYVGGYSPCASGGYGSGSSGYGYGSSGYGYGSSGSGYGCGGGSSGGYIGGGYKGGNRGHGPSSKCYPC, translated from the coding sequence ATGTCTTGTCAAACACCAATTTgctccatcccttgttccagccCTTCAATTGGTCTCGGGTCTGGTGGGTTTGGATCTGGTGGTGGCTATGGAGGTGGCTATGGAGGTGGCTATGGAGGTGGCTATGGAGGTGGCTATGGAGGTGGCTATGGAGGTGGCATCTCTGGTGGTGCTGTTTCCTCCAGCAGCCTCGGCATCATCCCCGGGGCCAGCGTTGGCTGCATCAGTCAGGTTCCACCATCGGAAGTGGTGGTCCAGCCCCCTCCCTTTGTGCTGACCATTCCTGGGCCCATCCTCTCTGCAAGCTGTGATCCAGTGTATGTGGGGGGCTACAGCCCATGCGCTAGTGGTGGTTATGGCTCTGGGTCTTCTGGTTATGGCTATGGGTCTTCTGGTTATGGCTACGGGTCTTCTGGTTCCGGTTATGGCTGTGGAGGAGGTTCTTCTGGAGGTTACATTGGCGGAGGCTACAAGGGCGGCAACCGAGGACATGGCCCGTCATCAAAGTGCTACCCTTGCTAA